A window of Citrus sinensis cultivar Valencia sweet orange chromosome 7, DVS_A1.0, whole genome shotgun sequence contains these coding sequences:
- the LOC127903669 gene encoding uncharacterized protein LOC127903669, which produces MEIGGSSAQGGDIRLNDSVTLREVISEAREKVMFDRMERMEKQMETLTTILHELRNERRVTQEGRVRGGGAAPGTDSAERSQTAGRFGGERGNVPLRGEFHREREQSPVRQTCDGGDGVVNAEETELGQHLHDVERERDQAAARDPGRAGQLEEEVRRLAQIIDDMQGRNRAPGWRIMLDGESPLAAEIMRAVIPRDFRLPDLRYSGRTDPLVHIERFNDITGVQGLSPSQRCRVFPLSLEGRAREWYRKLPRGSIKTFEQMCQEFAEQFSGAMSPEDDVMELKSMKQGEQETLREFIKRFHRAVLDLGAFNHPQALRGLKEGVKIGRLWYNLRSPAIQTYAAAYEQAKRDIEIEEEKAARIKTDQLEGLGRKEKKALPTNGPIRRRDHQISGSGAGGRVIAYQPHQRPPQYQRSRAPPPRSPAREPWRRHDSASGDLHQHSHGSRTSRPEALPPPPTHSGANRERAVHLVDQNQDYGRYTPLKMPLDEVYEAIKGRGLLHLPTPITKLPNRRDRGRYCKFHGTHGHTTAECRDLKTQVEDLVRNRYLDEFMDGTFPMVTTTDEGEQSDGILRREPPAARVIAGGPTLAGDSNRSRKNYARYAMTSKEILFNTPAAKRARVRQVPIMWTDEDEEGILYPHEDALVIKATIASKKFDRILVDTGSSVDVLFKSTLEEMGIADRKLEYTNTSLKGFGGGKLVPLGVVELPITIGSPPTERTMILDFVVVDEEGPYQMILGRLFLRMSKAVLSNHYLSLKYRVNGVVGVVRGDQRIARSCYSSAAREAMQITSLDTRVENKTGRQEPVEDLETVSMGPENPGKTIRIGSRLEGEQKQELVKCLQAHADVFAWTHEDMPGIDPEVACHRLAIKKGARAVRQKRRCFNQERYEAVNDEVEKLLRAGFIREVNYPEWISNVVLVKKANGKWRMCVDFTDLNKACPKDSFPLPKIDQLVDSTAGHGLLSFIDAFSGYNQIPMYEPDEESTAFITNQGLFCYRVMPFGLKNAGATYQRLVNKVFKPLIGKTMEVYVDDMITKSKVPKEHVRHLEETFELLRKYKMKLNPEKCAFGVESGKFLGFMVSHRGIEANPEKIQAIVQMTSPRNLKEMQSLTERLAALSRFISKATDKCQPFFQVIRKGKKTEWTPECEEAFRNLKHYLQQAPLLSTPRDGDKLNLYLAVSDRAASSVLVREEEGIQYPIYYTSKALLDAETRYPTMEKWALALVVAARKLRPYFQAFPVSVITNQPLRQILHKPDASGRLVKWAVELSEFDLDYKPRAAIKAQAMADFVAEFAEPEVCLGQQDADVGNDETQVWQISVDGSSGERGSGAGIVLEGPEGEEISYAVKLEFAATNNQAEYEALIAGLELARAVKADRVKIRTDSQLVANHVSERFQPREEKMEQYLRIVRQMMGKFEAVEVIQIPREQNSRADILARMAAVADPKMPKSVPLEVKSRPSIEQNLGVLRIEQKSSWRDPIVSYLRDGALPPDKLRAWKIRAQASRYTMIDGVLYRRGYTLPFLRCLDDDDADYVLREVHEGICGNHSGGRSLAHKVLRQGYFWPTMHQDAQRKTRSCASCQSFANFSNQPPEKLTSMASPWPFAQWGIDLIGPLPKGRGAATHAIVAIDYFTKWIEVEALSRITEKKTTDFVWRNLVCRYGIPYALVTDNGRQFDNHSFRDFCQNLGIELKYCSPAHPQSNGQVEAANKTVKRLLKTRLGAKKGAWVDELSGVLWAYRTTHKTATGETPFALAFGHEAVVPAEVGTATHRTDHFNEQENDEQICLNLDLLMERREQAAERSVTYQQRVARYYNQKVNIRQFRVGDWVLRRVNQSTKDSTQGVLGPNWEGPYRVKQIAGSGAYKLVRADGHEVKRPWNAAHLRKYFQ; this is translated from the coding sequence ATGGAGATAGGAGGAAGTAGCGCACAAGGGGGTGACATAaggcttaacgattccgtgacgctgagggagGTGATCAGcgaagcacgggaaaaagtcatgttcgaccggatggagcgaatggaaaagcagatggaaaccttgacaaccatcctgcatGAGCTGCGGAACGAGCGAAGGGTAACCCAAGAGGGAAGGGTGAGAGGCGGTGGAGCGGCACCAGGTACCGATAGTGCGGAGAGAAGCCAAACCGCTGGGAGATTTGGCGGTGAGAGAGGTAACGTACCTCTGCGgggagaatttcatagagaaagagagcagtCCCCGGTAAGACAGACTTGTGACGGGGGCGACGGGGTGGTGAACGCAGAGGAAACAGAACTGGGGCAACACTTACATGATGTAGAGCGAGAGCGGGATCAAGCTGCAGCGCGCGACCCTGGTCGCGCAGGacagctggaggaggaagtgcgaAGGCTAGCGCAAATAATTGATGACATGCAAGGGAGGAACAGAGcccctggttggaggataatgctggacggggaatcaccgctcgcagcagagatcatgagggcagttattccaagagatttccgcctccccgacctcagatactcgggaagaactgacccgctggtgcacatagagcgcttcaacgacataacGGGGGTCCAGGGATTATCTCCatcccaaaggtgcagggtgttcccactatcccttgagggacgtgcacgagaatggtacaggaaacttcctcggggcagcataaaaaccttcgagcagatgtgccaggaattcgCAGAGCAGTTTAGTGGGGCAATGTCACCGGAAGATGACGTGATGGAGCTGAAGAGCATGAAACAgggggagcaagaaacccttcgggaattcatcaagaggtttcatcgggctgtccttgacttgggagccttcaaccaccctcaggcgttaaggggactgaaagaaggggtgaagataggaaggctgtggtacaatttgagaagcccaGCTATTCAAACGTACGCAGCCGCATACGAACAGGCTAAAAGAGACATCGAGATTGAGGAGGAGAAGGCTGCACGGATCAAGACAGACCAGTTGGAAGGGTTagggaggaaagagaagaaagcattaccaactaatgggccgatcaggagGAGGGACCACCAGATCTCCGGTAGTGGAGCAGGAGGTAGGGTAATtgcttaccagcctcatcagaggccGCCACAGTACCAGCGCAGCAGGGCGCCACCTCCTCGCTCCCCagctagggagccttggagaagACATGATTCGGCATCCGGCGATCTTCATCAACATTCCCACGGTAGCAGGACGAGCAGACCAGAAGCACTCCCACCGCCCCCAACTCACAGTGGggcaaacagagaaagagcagTGCATCTGGTCGACCAGAACCAGGACTATGGGCGGTACACTCCCTTGAAGATGCCCCTGGATGaggtgtacgaggccataaagggtcgagggctgctgcacctccctacaccaataacaaagctacccaacaggagggatagaggacgttattgtaagttccatggcacccatggccataccacagcagagtgtagagatctcaagacccaggtcgaagatttggtgagaaatcggtacCTGGACGAGTTTATGGATGGGACTTTCCCGATGGTGACCACCACGGAtgaaggggagcagagtgaTGGAATCTTGAGACGCGAGCCGCCCGCAGCGAGGGTGATAGCTGGGGGCCCAACGTTGGCCGGAGATTCGAACAGatcgagaaaaaattatgccagatacgccatgaccagtaaagagatactcttcaacaccccagcagccaaacgagcaagggtcaggcaagtgccaatcatgtggacggatgaggatgaggaagggattctatacccccacgaggacgctttagtcatcaaggctacgatcgctagcaagaagtttgaccggATACTGGTTGATACGGGGAGCTCGGTTGATGTGCTATTTAAATCAACTTTGGAAGAGATGGGAATAGCCGACCGGAAGTTGGAATACACCAACacctccttgaaggggttCGGAGGAGGGAAGCTGGTCCCTCTGGGCGTGGTCGAACTGCCTATCACAATCGGGAGCCCCCCGACAGAAAGAACAATGATACTGGACTTCGTCGTAGTGGACGAGGaaggtccttaccagatgatcctaggtcggctatttttaaggatgagcaaagcggtgctgtccaaccattatctgtctctgaagtaccgggtgaatggggtagtcggagtggtacgaggagaccagaggatcgcaagaagctgctactcctcggcagcaagggaggcgatgcagataacatccctcgatacccgagtggaaaacaagaCTGGTAGACAAGAACCCGTAGAGGATCTGGAAACAGTAAGCATGGGACCGGAGAACCCGGGAAAGACGATCAGAATCGGGTCGAGACTTGAGGGAGAGCAAAAGCaggagttggtgaaatgcttacaggcTCATGCCGACGTGTTTGCCTGGACACATGAGGACATGCCAGGGATTGACCCAgaggtagcatgtcataggctggcaataaagaaaggtgctcgggcagtaaggcagaagaggaggtgcttcaaccaggagaggtatgaggctGTAAATGATGAGGTGGAGAAGCTTCTGAGAgcagggttcattcgggaagtcaATTACCCAGAGTGGATATCAAATGTGgtgttggtaaagaaggcgaacggcaagtggaggatgtgtgtggatttcacagacctcaataaggcgtgcccaaaagACAGCTTCCCTTTACCAAAGATCGATCAGCTAGTAGATTCAACGGCTGGACATGGTCTGCTTAGCTTCATAGACGCAttctcgggatacaaccagatccccatgtacgagccggatgaggagagcacggctttcatcactaaccaaggtctgttctgttacagggtgatgccattcggtctcaagaatgctggggccacctatcaaaggctggtgaataaagtctttaagcccttgatcgggaaaaccatggaggtgtacgtggacgacatgatcaccaagtcCAAAGTCCCGAAAGAACATGTCAGACATCTCGAGGAGACGTTCGagcttttgaggaagtataagatgaagctcaacccggagaagtgtgctttcggggtcgagtcagggaaattcctgggattcatggtgagccatagggggattgaagcaaatcccgagaagatccaggcgattgtgcaaatgacgtctcctcgaaacctgaaggagatgcaGAGCCTCACGGAGAGGTTGGCGGCGTTGAgcagattcatatccaaggctacagataagtgtcagccattctttcaagtgataaggaaGGGAAAGAAAACGGAATGGACCCCGGAATGCGAGGAAGCCTTCCGGAACTTGAAGCATTACTTGCAGCAAGCTCCGCTACTGTCCACACCGAGGGATGGGGACAAGTTGAATCTGTATTTGGCGGTATCTGATCGGGCCGCCAGTTCCGTTctggtgagagaggaagaaggaattcagtatccgatatactacaccagcaaggccctgctcgacgctgagaccagatacccaacgatggagaaatgggcactggcccttgtggttgctgctcgGAAGTTGAGGCCGTACTTTCAAGCATTCCCGGTCTCGGTAATCACCAACCAGCCATTGCGTCAAATTCTGCACAAGCCGGATGCCTCTGGTCGGCTCGTCAAATGGGCTGTAGAGCTGAGCGAATTCGACTTAGACTATAAACCCCGCGCGGCGATAAAGGCCCAGGCAATGGCCGATTTCGTAGCTGAGTTCGCGGAGCCCGAAGTATGCTTGGGTCAGCAAGATGCAGATGTAGGCAACGACGAAACTCAAGTATGGCAGATATCTGTGGATGGGTCATCAGGAGAGCGGGGTTCAGGAGCAGGGATTGTCCTGGAAGGCCCAGAGGgggaggagatctcttatgctgtaaagttggaatttgcagccacgaataaccaggcagaatatgaagccttgatagcaggGCTGGAATTGGCTAGGGCCGTGAAAGCGGACAGAGTTAAGATCAGAACCGATTCCCAGCTGGTTGCGAATcatgtcagtgaaagattccaaccaagagaggagaagatggaaCAATACCTAAGGATAGTCAGGCAGATGATGGGGAAGTTCGAAGCAgtggaggtgatacaaatccccagggagcagaatagtcgagcagaCATTTTGGCTAGGATGGCAGCCGTCGCcgacccaaaaatgccaaagtcggTCCCCCTAGAAGTGAAGTCTCGCCCGAGTATCGAGCAAAATTTGGGGGTGTTgcggatagaacaaaaaagcTCGTGGAGGGACCCGATAGTTTCATACCTTAGAGACGGGGCCTTACCACCAGATAAGCTACGGGCTTGGAAGATTAGAGCTCAGGCCTCGAGATACACGATGATCGATGGGGTACTGTATCGACGAGGATATACATTACCGTTCCTTCGGTGTTTGGACGATGACGACGCGGATTACGTGCTGAGGGAAGTgcatgaaggaatttgcggaaatcattctggcgggaggtccctggcccacaaggttctaaggcagggatatttctggccgacgatgcaccaggatgcgcaAAGGAAGACCAGGAGCTGTGCAagctgccagagttttgcGAATTTCTCTaaccaaccaccagagaagctcacTTCCATGGCCTCCCCTTGGCCATTcgctcaatggggaattgatctgatcggcccattgccaaagggacgaggagcagcaacacatgcaatagtcgctatagattacttcacgaagtggatagaggtagaagcccttagcagaatcacagagaagaaaacaacagacttcgtgtggagaaacctggtctgtcgatacgggatcccatatgccttggtaacggataatggcaggcagttcgataatcacagcttcagggatttctgccagaacctcgggatagagctgaagtattgctcgcctgctcaccctcaatcgaatggacaagtagaagcagccaacaagacaGTCAAAAGGCTTCTGAAAACCAGGCTCGGAGCAAAAAAGGGTGCGTGGGTTGACGAGCTGTCAGGTGTActatgggcatacagaacaacccacaaaaccgcAACGGGGGAGACACCGTTCGCTTTGGCTTTCGGACATGAAGCGGTCGTGCCGGCTGAGGTAGGAACGGCCACACACCGGACAGATCATTTCAATGAACAGGAgaacgacgagcagatatgtttgaatcttgatctgctAATGGAGAGGAGGGAACAAGCAGCCGAGCGATCAGTCACTTACCAACAGAGGGTTGCTCGGtattataaccagaaggtgaacatacggcaattcagggtcggagactgggtactgagaagagtgaatcagagcaccaaagattcgactcaaggagtgctgggaccgaattgggaagggccgtatagagtcaagcagatAGCGGGGTccggagcttacaagctggttcGCGCGGACGGCCACGAAgtgaaacgcccatggaacgcagcacacctccgaaaatacttccagtaa
- the LOC102608164 gene encoding F-box protein At5g49610, with product MWSNLHLDVLANIFSFLSPDSLARAKSVCIHWHTCAKLYHLHSVSQHRRPAWFLALPTRNRGLCCYVHNPVADKWHVLSLDFLPDPVRPVSSIGSFLLLRPINSTILQLVLCNPFTRQFRYLPLLNISRTNPAVGIVMEGPAQHGPFPNFRIYVAGGMSDEPRGGATYESMVEMYASRHDKWQIIGSMPVEFAVRLTVWTPNESVCTGGMLYWITSARAYSVMGFNIESNTWRELSVPMADRLEFATLVTRNQKVTLIGGTCGGDARVWELSEGGDDDIWCLIEKVPIEMGMRLSGGKASWGGTKCAAGNGAICLYREVGLGMIIWREDEDKRKWEWIWVGGCCFTGGKQVQNVPMRGVLLHPSLACACILNK from the coding sequence ATGTGGAGCAATCTTCATCTTGATGTTCTAGCCAACATCTTCTCCTTCCTTTCTCCAGACTCCTTGGCACGTGCCAAGTCAGTCTGCATCCATTGGCACACGTGTGCCAAGCTTTACCACCTTCACTCGGTGTCTCAACACCGGCGGCCTGCGTGGTTCCTGGCTTTGCCTACACGTAACCGTGGCCTGTGTTGCTATGTTCACAACCCGGTTGCCGACAAGTGGCACGTGTTATCCCTCGACTTCTTGCCGGATCCGGTCCGACCCGTTTCCTCAATTGGTAGCTTCCTCCTTTTGAGACCCATAAATTCTACAATTCTGCAATTAGTTTTGTGTAATCCTTTCACCAGGCAGTTTAGGTACCTCCCATTGTTGAATATCTCCAGGACTAATCCGGCTGTGGGAATTGTGATGGAAGGCCCAGCCCAACACGGCCCATTTCCAAATTTTAGAATCTACGTGGCAGGAGGGATGTCGGACGAACCGCGAGGCGGTGCCACATATGAATCCATGGTTGAAATGTATGCCTCGAGGCACGACAAATGGCAAATAATAGGCTCCATGCCGGTAGAATTCGCGGTAAGGCTAACGGTTTGGACCCCTAACGAGAGTGTTTGCACCGGGGGAATGCTATATTGGATCACATCGGCCCGGGCCTATAGTGTTATGGGCTTCAATATCGAGTCGAACACGTGGCGAGAACTAAGTGTACCGATGGCGGACAGGTTAGAGTTCGCCACGTTGGTTACACGAAACCAGAAGGTGACACTCATCGGCGGCACGTGTGGTGGGGATGCTCGTGTGTGGGAGCTTAGTGAGGGGGGTGATGATGATATTTGGTGCTTAATTGAGAAGGTGCCGATTGAAATGGGGATGAGATTATCAGGGGGTAAGGCAAGTTGGGGTGGCACAAAGTGTGCAGCTGGGAATGGGGCAATTTGTTTGTATAGAGAAGTTGGGTTAGGAATGATTATTTGGagagaagatgaagataagAGGAAATGGGAATGGATTTGGGTTGGCGGGTGTTGTTTTACCGGGGGGAAGCAAGTTCAAAATGTGCCTATGAGAGGAGTGTTGCTTCATCCAAGCCTTGCCTGTGCATGTATTCTGAATAAGTAG